A genomic segment from Pseudomonas sp. M30-35 encodes:
- a CDS encoding formylglycine-generating enzyme family protein, whose translation MVIPTTPPADMVYLPGGIFKMGSERFYPEERPVRQVRVDGFWIDSTPVTNREFSAFVEATGYKTFAERAPDRADYPGMSEEMAKAGSMVFMPPKPSEKLVNPMQWWTFRFGAWWREPLGPGSSIEGLENHPVVHIANVDAEAYAAWVGKALPTEAEWEYAARGGADGLEFAWGDSLAPEGRMLANYWQGRFPVENQLLDGWERTSPVGVFPANGYGLFDMIGNVWEWTSDWFAAPLAVQPCTSPCCVPSNPRGGCEEDSYDPATPGIRIGRKVLKGGSHLCAPNYCQRYRPAARIPQAEDTSTCHVGFRCVWRSSSALVAAGERTDIRALAVS comes from the coding sequence ATGGTGATTCCCACCACTCCACCGGCAGACATGGTTTATCTGCCAGGTGGAATTTTCAAAATGGGTTCAGAGCGCTTCTATCCAGAAGAACGGCCTGTTCGCCAAGTGCGTGTCGATGGATTCTGGATTGATTCCACGCCTGTCACCAACCGGGAGTTTTCTGCTTTCGTGGAGGCAACTGGGTACAAGACCTTTGCCGAGCGCGCTCCGGACCGAGCCGACTATCCCGGTATGTCAGAGGAGATGGCTAAAGCGGGGTCGATGGTGTTTATGCCGCCCAAGCCCTCCGAGAAACTAGTCAACCCCATGCAATGGTGGACGTTTCGTTTCGGCGCATGGTGGCGAGAACCACTCGGCCCGGGTAGCTCGATCGAAGGGTTGGAGAATCATCCAGTCGTACACATCGCCAATGTGGATGCCGAAGCCTATGCCGCCTGGGTGGGTAAGGCGTTGCCGACTGAGGCCGAATGGGAGTATGCGGCCCGCGGAGGTGCCGATGGGCTGGAGTTTGCCTGGGGAGACAGCCTGGCTCCGGAAGGGCGGATGCTTGCCAACTATTGGCAAGGTCGTTTCCCGGTGGAGAACCAGCTTCTAGATGGCTGGGAAAGGACTTCCCCCGTCGGGGTTTTCCCGGCCAATGGCTATGGTCTGTTCGACATGATCGGCAATGTTTGGGAATGGACCTCCGACTGGTTTGCTGCGCCATTGGCCGTGCAGCCGTGTACTTCACCTTGCTGTGTGCCGAGCAATCCGCGTGGCGGTTGCGAAGAGGACAGCTATGACCCCGCGACCCCCGGCATTCGCATCGGCCGAAAGGTGCTTAAAGGGGGATCGCACCTCTGCGCACCAAACTATTGCCAGCGCTATCGGCCCGCCGCGCGCATTCCGCAGGCCGAAGATACATCGACCTGTCATGTCGGTTTCCGCTGTGTATGGCGTTCATCTTCCGCGCTAGTTGCGGCCGGGGAGAGGACGGACATTCGCGCCTTGGCCGTTTCATAA
- a CDS encoding DUF1302 domain-containing protein: MNAMFCRQSSGSMRTIRTRRKRRGPELAAAGLAVLAALPLGVAQAYQFHSGDWAGSIDTTISYGVNYRVEGQDSKLIATANGGSAPNAKRINSDDGNLNFQKGELFSEVAKIVSELGLNYQGTYGLFLRGRAFYDFELKDDDRRHREITDDGLDDAGASAELLDAFVYGNWMFGERNLNARLGRQVVNWGEGLFYRSGINASNPVDLNALRAPGSEVKEALMPTFMTYASFQLNERLTLEGYYQPGWAWEKTKLDPCGTYFSSADIFGSGCDYLAVGTFDNPSMAGAPSVLFVPRTSDIDADSAAQFGAALRWFAQELNDTEFGLYYLRYSDQLPRFAATVSSRFGALPIPSTATYYAEYLEDRELYGMSFNTTILGEGIFSGQSLFGELSYRPNAPINLSNGTVLGAALLNPAGLPVGARVENLREKEMYQASLGTIRVGRGVLGSDSTTLIAELVANRVMGLESGPEYGDVTSSAYGATVNVSMNYTDVYRGINLVPTLSHARAFNGVAPALTNGLDEQAWSTSLGLEASYLDVLSLGVRYVDFTGGTSGDRDYLSFNVKYSF, from the coding sequence ATGAATGCAATGTTCTGCAGGCAATCCTCTGGCTCCATGCGAACAATTAGGACGAGGCGAAAGAGGCGCGGTCCCGAGCTGGCGGCTGCTGGGCTGGCGGTGCTCGCCGCTCTCCCGCTCGGAGTTGCACAGGCATATCAGTTCCACTCTGGGGACTGGGCGGGATCCATCGATACCACCATCTCTTATGGCGTCAACTATCGTGTCGAGGGACAGGACAGTAAGTTGATCGCCACCGCGAATGGCGGTTCCGCACCGAATGCCAAGCGAATCAATTCCGACGACGGCAACCTCAACTTCCAAAAGGGAGAGTTATTTTCCGAGGTGGCCAAGATTGTCTCGGAGCTCGGTTTAAATTATCAGGGTACCTACGGGCTATTTCTACGTGGCCGTGCCTTTTACGATTTCGAACTGAAAGACGATGATCGCCGACATCGGGAAATAACCGATGATGGGTTGGATGATGCCGGGGCCAGCGCGGAGTTGTTGGACGCATTCGTATATGGCAACTGGATGTTCGGTGAGCGCAATCTCAATGCCCGTCTTGGACGTCAGGTCGTCAATTGGGGCGAGGGATTGTTCTATCGCAGCGGAATCAATGCGAGCAACCCAGTCGACCTCAATGCGCTACGTGCTCCAGGATCGGAGGTGAAGGAGGCGCTGATGCCGACCTTCATGACCTACGCCTCTTTTCAGTTGAACGAAAGACTCACGCTCGAAGGGTATTACCAGCCTGGGTGGGCCTGGGAAAAGACCAAGCTGGATCCCTGTGGTACTTATTTCTCGAGCGCCGACATCTTCGGCTCGGGCTGCGACTACTTAGCGGTCGGAACCTTCGATAATCCCTCCATGGCCGGGGCTCCCTCCGTTCTGTTTGTGCCACGAACGTCAGATATCGACGCAGACTCGGCCGCGCAATTCGGTGCCGCCTTGCGCTGGTTTGCTCAGGAGCTGAACGACACCGAGTTCGGGCTGTATTACTTGCGCTACAGCGATCAGCTGCCGCGGTTTGCCGCGACCGTTTCCAGTCGGTTCGGGGCGCTGCCGATTCCCAGTACGGCGACCTACTATGCCGAATATCTGGAGGATCGCGAGTTATACGGCATGAGTTTCAATACCACCATTCTGGGCGAGGGCATCTTCAGTGGTCAGTCGCTTTTTGGAGAGCTCAGTTATCGGCCCAATGCTCCAATCAATCTGTCAAACGGCACTGTCCTGGGAGCGGCGCTGCTCAATCCGGCGGGACTTCCTGTTGGGGCTCGGGTAGAGAACCTCCGAGAGAAGGAGATGTACCAGGCCTCACTTGGGACTATCCGAGTCGGTCGAGGGGTGCTCGGCTCTGACTCGACGACTTTGATTGCCGAACTGGTGGCCAATCGAGTTATGGGACTGGAGTCCGGCCCGGAGTATGGGGACGTCACCAGCAGTGCTTATGGCGCTACGGTCAATGTCTCGATGAATTACACCGATGTGTATAGAGGCATCAACCTCGTACCGACTTTGAGCCATGCTCGGGCATTCAACGGTGTCGCACCGGCCTTGACCAATGGTCTCGACGAGCAAGCGTGGAGTACTTCGCTGGGGCTTGAAGCCAGTTACTTGGACGTACTTTCTTTGGGTGTTCGGTATGTCGACTTCACCGGCGGTACCTCCGGTGATCGGGACTATCTCTCCTTCAATGTCAAATACAGTTTTTGA
- a CDS encoding sulfatase, with product MKPRKHLLGAAIAAFATALSVSPTVLASEAERKSSPRNIVFILVDDLRFDGMGFLQPELQTPNIDQLARDGTYFSNSVVTSALCSPSRATILTGQTARTHGVIDNNNSSEEGLTFFPSYLQQAGYQTALIGKWHMGAETDAPRPGFDKWVSFKGQGNYFPTDFLAPAALKAGVVHTLNVDGKVVPQKGYITDELTDYAMHWLEQERDPSKPFFLYLSHKAVHNFPKPPERYKGQYKNATFKLPESAADTPENKAGKPVWVQNQRNSWHGLDFFYHANVKMTDYLKDYYATLSPVDDSLGRIMEYLKRNNLEKNTMVVFYSDNGYLIGDHGLIDKRNAYEGSVKVPMVVYAPGLVPAGVTNPSRVRNLDLAPTFLDVAGVEPPTHFEGLSVLAAANGRISAQEWKAPDFVYEYYWEWTYPMTPTTFAIQRDKMKYIQYHGVWDIEELYDLASDPNEMHNLIDDPRHLETKTVLRKALFEQLANADGKHVVPFTERFSRGAVRRHREGPAAAPFPDQWLVEPNRLDRFNDLLEDTPAKLKAEQEGRIYFPSADDTRSQR from the coding sequence ATGAAACCGCGTAAACATCTGCTGGGGGCGGCAATCGCTGCCTTCGCTACCGCGCTTAGTGTCAGTCCAACTGTGCTGGCAAGTGAAGCGGAGCGAAAATCTTCACCACGCAATATAGTCTTCATCCTGGTTGACGATTTGCGTTTCGATGGCATGGGCTTCCTGCAGCCGGAGCTACAGACTCCGAACATCGATCAGTTAGCCAGGGACGGGACTTATTTCTCCAACTCTGTGGTTACTTCGGCGCTTTGTTCGCCAAGCCGCGCGACGATTTTGACCGGGCAAACGGCACGGACTCATGGGGTGATCGACAACAACAATTCGTCAGAGGAAGGGTTGACCTTCTTTCCAAGCTACCTGCAGCAGGCCGGTTATCAGACTGCGCTGATCGGGAAGTGGCATATGGGTGCCGAAACCGATGCGCCGCGTCCAGGTTTCGACAAGTGGGTGAGCTTCAAGGGGCAGGGTAATTATTTCCCAACCGACTTCTTGGCACCTGCAGCATTGAAGGCGGGAGTCGTGCACACGCTCAATGTCGATGGCAAGGTGGTTCCGCAGAAAGGTTATATCACTGACGAACTGACAGACTATGCGATGCATTGGCTGGAGCAGGAGCGCGACCCTTCCAAACCGTTCTTCCTCTATCTCAGTCACAAGGCAGTGCATAACTTCCCTAAACCGCCGGAACGCTACAAAGGTCAGTACAAGAACGCCACCTTCAAGCTACCAGAGAGCGCTGCCGATACGCCCGAGAACAAGGCTGGCAAACCGGTGTGGGTGCAAAACCAGCGTAACAGCTGGCACGGTCTGGACTTTTTCTATCACGCAAATGTGAAAATGACCGACTACTTGAAGGACTACTACGCCACGCTGTCTCCAGTGGACGATAGTCTGGGCCGTATCATGGAGTACTTGAAGCGAAACAACCTCGAGAAGAACACCATGGTGGTGTTTTACAGCGATAACGGCTATCTGATCGGCGATCATGGTTTGATTGACAAACGCAATGCCTACGAGGGGTCGGTCAAGGTGCCGATGGTGGTGTATGCACCAGGGCTGGTTCCGGCAGGTGTTACTAACCCCTCGAGGGTACGCAATCTGGATCTCGCCCCGACATTCCTGGATGTCGCTGGCGTCGAGCCGCCTACTCACTTCGAAGGGCTGAGCGTGCTGGCGGCCGCCAATGGCCGGATCTCGGCTCAAGAATGGAAGGCACCGGACTTCGTTTACGAGTACTACTGGGAATGGACCTATCCGATGACGCCGACTACTTTTGCGATCCAGCGCGATAAAATGAAGTACATCCAGTACCACGGTGTCTGGGATATCGAGGAACTCTATGATTTGGCCAGCGATCCCAATGAGATGCACAACCTGATCGATGACCCGCGCCACCTGGAAACCAAGACAGTGCTGCGCAAGGCCTTGTTCGAGCAATTGGCCAATGCCGATGGCAAACATGTGGTGCCGTTCACTGAGCGATTCTCGCGTGGAGCGGTGCGACGTCATCGTGAGGGGCCGGCTGCAGCACCTTTCCCCGACCAGTGGCTGGTTGAGCCTAACCGTTTAGATAGGTTCAACGACTTGCTTGAAGATACCCCGGCCAAGCTGAAGGCGGAACAAGAAGGCCGGATCTACTTCCCGTCTGCAGATGACACACGTTCGCAGCGTTAG
- a CDS encoding TetR/AcrR family transcriptional regulator, with product MHVPRATKQERSEQTRAQILEIALEEFSAHGFEAVSLRGIAEQAGVNHAMIRYHFGNKEALWKESASYLFQRLQVEVPPPDLSSRPADLDDLKEYVRNYVRYCARHPEHARLMVQESITGSERLKWVAETFIRPSHEGVLKMITLAQQANGLAKIDPLMLLYMIVSVVQMPYLLTAELKYTHDRDALTPEAIEAHADAVIWMVFRA from the coding sequence ATGCATGTGCCTCGCGCTACCAAGCAGGAACGGAGCGAGCAAACCCGCGCGCAGATACTGGAAATCGCGCTCGAAGAGTTCTCCGCCCATGGTTTTGAAGCGGTCAGCCTCAGGGGGATTGCCGAACAAGCGGGGGTCAACCACGCAATGATTCGCTATCACTTCGGCAACAAGGAGGCGCTCTGGAAGGAAAGCGCCTCCTATCTATTCCAGCGCCTGCAGGTAGAAGTGCCGCCGCCCGACCTTTCCTCGAGGCCAGCCGATCTCGACGACCTCAAGGAGTACGTGCGCAATTACGTCCGCTACTGCGCGCGCCACCCCGAACACGCACGACTGATGGTCCAGGAGTCCATCACCGGATCCGAGCGTTTAAAGTGGGTCGCGGAAACCTTCATCCGACCATCCCATGAAGGCGTGCTGAAAATGATTACCCTCGCCCAGCAGGCTAACGGCCTTGCCAAGATCGACCCGCTGATGCTGCTGTACATGATCGTCTCGGTCGTACAGATGCCCTATCTGCTAACGGCCGAATTGAAGTACACCCACGATCGCGACGCGCTCACCCCAGAAGCCATCGAAGCTCATGCCGATGCCGTGATCTGGATGGTCTTTCGAGCCTGA
- a CDS encoding sulfatase-like hydrolase/transferase, with product MSLLLQCMRASAGGSRSQQQWNHVAPLSQDCQQYKEMSASTRSVSAELQPFRKRLGAVVALAALSFCTLHIVTEAHAAPATPGPEQPNIVLLIADDMGWGDLSSYGHPVFETPNIDRMAQEGQRWTDFYMSSPICSPSRGAMLTGRVETRTGLYGVSNSVVVANDPNSFLDKETTIAQMLKGNGYSTALFGKWHLGDAIAAYPTRAGFDEWWGTPMSNDAYFVGGVTNEQLRKRAMSGEPLQKIYAEYIAQATASFTSPRSEMWDIPLVSSYRIKEGSQVRYEDKELERPIDQGTYNRRLTDQVVGYVSKKHDRPFFAWVGYEKPHLPHFAGPEFEGTSKGGRVGDAIAELDHSVGRVLDALRRSGNDKNTLVVFVSDNGPWLWFEELSGSAGILREGKRSTYEGGVRVPAIFWQPGTVTPAVVHGIGSGYDLLPTFAAMTGAKLPVAELDGIDLSVTLKDQADSPRHTMPYYLGGKLMAWREGGWKLNIHEASARFGGRKGKLAKPTLYHLDRDPGEKYDQANQEPAIAERLLRNALAFEQSVTKEGPAFDQVLKTSR from the coding sequence ATGAGTTTATTGCTTCAGTGCATGAGGGCTAGCGCAGGCGGCAGCCGCAGTCAGCAACAATGGAACCACGTGGCCCCGTTGTCACAGGATTGCCAGCAATATAAAGAAATGTCGGCCTCCACCCGTTCGGTCTCGGCCGAGCTTCAACCCTTTCGCAAAAGACTCGGCGCAGTGGTCGCACTGGCCGCACTTAGTTTCTGCACCCTGCACATCGTCACGGAAGCACATGCGGCCCCAGCTACACCAGGCCCTGAGCAACCCAATATCGTCTTGCTGATTGCCGACGACATGGGTTGGGGCGATCTCTCCAGCTATGGTCACCCGGTATTCGAAACGCCCAATATAGACCGGATGGCGCAGGAGGGGCAGCGCTGGACCGACTTCTATATGAGTTCGCCGATTTGCTCACCGAGCCGCGGAGCCATGCTCACAGGGCGTGTCGAAACGCGAACAGGGCTCTACGGAGTGAGCAACTCCGTGGTAGTCGCGAATGACCCGAACAGCTTCCTCGACAAGGAAACCACCATAGCCCAGATGCTCAAGGGCAATGGTTACAGCACCGCCTTGTTCGGCAAGTGGCACTTGGGGGATGCGATTGCGGCCTATCCGACTCGAGCCGGGTTCGATGAGTGGTGGGGAACGCCGATGTCCAATGACGCCTATTTCGTTGGCGGCGTGACCAATGAGCAGCTGCGTAAGCGAGCAATGAGTGGTGAACCGCTCCAAAAGATATATGCCGAGTACATTGCTCAGGCAACGGCGAGTTTCACCAGCCCCAGGAGTGAGATGTGGGATATCCCGCTGGTCAGCAGCTATCGGATCAAGGAGGGCTCGCAGGTTCGCTATGAAGACAAGGAACTGGAGCGTCCCATCGATCAGGGAACCTACAACCGCCGGCTGACGGACCAGGTTGTCGGCTATGTGAGCAAGAAACACGACCGGCCTTTTTTCGCCTGGGTCGGATACGAGAAACCGCATTTACCGCATTTCGCCGGACCTGAGTTTGAGGGCACAAGTAAGGGTGGGCGCGTCGGCGATGCGATTGCCGAACTCGACCACAGTGTAGGTCGGGTGCTCGACGCCTTACGCCGTAGTGGAAACGACAAGAATACCTTGGTGGTGTTCGTGAGCGACAACGGCCCTTGGTTGTGGTTCGAGGAGCTGTCGGGCTCGGCGGGCATCCTGCGCGAGGGCAAGCGGTCCACCTATGAGGGGGGCGTGCGAGTTCCGGCCATATTCTGGCAGCCGGGCACAGTCACTCCGGCGGTGGTGCATGGCATCGGCTCCGGCTATGACCTGCTACCTACCTTTGCGGCGATGACGGGGGCCAAGCTGCCGGTCGCGGAGCTCGATGGCATCGATCTCTCCGTGACGCTCAAGGATCAGGCGGATAGCCCGCGCCATACCATGCCCTATTACTTGGGCGGCAAGCTGATGGCTTGGCGCGAGGGCGGTTGGAAACTCAACATCCATGAGGCCAGTGCACGTTTCGGTGGGCGAAAAGGCAAGCTGGCCAAGCCGACCCTGTACCACCTAGACCGCGACCCGGGCGAGAAATACGACCAGGCGAACCAGGAGCCAGCCATCGCGGAGCGCCTCTTACGCAATGCCTTGGCGTTCGAGCAGTCGGTCACCAAAGAAGGTCCAGCTTTCGATCAGGTCCTGAAAACATCTAGGTAA
- a CDS encoding glycoside hydrolase family 3 C-terminal domain-containing protein has product MLKKNKKKSGLAVGAGLLMSFAQAGFADSVQQESPADARAREVEQKMTNEERYSLLYSLMPVNLVFGGKDKRVSAEAPLGAGYVPGVPRLGVPALAMTDASLGVTNPHNMRPGDSATALPAGLALGATFNPELAREAGALVGREARSKGFNVLLGGGMNLARDPRNGRNFEYISEDPLLSARIAAGTVNGTQSEGVISMLKHLSLNGNETNRHWLNAVIDEAAHRESDLLAFQMAIEQAQPGSIMCAYNKVNGEYSCGSDYLLNGVLKRDWGYNGWVMSDWGAVQDWSYALKGLDQESGAQLDKLVWGKEWFNEPLQAVHAEGKLPDERLSNMVRRILRSIYAVGADKPVKDSPIDLDQHNQTALEVARQGIVLLKNDDGVLPLQTDKPMRIAVIGGLADTGVLSGSGSSQVTPPGGFAAVIPVGGEGIMAGQRKQSFFPSAPKAKLQKLMPKAIITYDPGAFPVEAAALAKQSDVVVLFATRHEAEGFDSPDLSLPFGQDALIDAVASANPNTVVVLQTGNPVDMPWHTKVKAIVEAWYPGQAGGQAIAEVLAGQINPSGHLPITFPADIAQTPRPELPGFGTPFGTPLTVNYSEGAEVGYRWFAQKDEKPLFAFGHGLSYTSFAFEGLEVSGGKTITANFTVTNTGKRKGVDVPQLYLTDAAGDKRVRLLGFERLELEPGEARRVSVKADPRLLARFDTAVNQWHIKAGEYRVALGESAESLRLRATTRLVEQHFAD; this is encoded by the coding sequence ATGTTGAAGAAAAATAAGAAAAAGTCTGGCCTTGCTGTAGGAGCAGGCTTGTTGATGTCGTTCGCCCAAGCCGGTTTTGCCGATTCGGTCCAACAAGAGTCGCCTGCAGATGCGCGCGCCCGTGAAGTCGAGCAAAAAATGACTAACGAGGAGCGCTATTCGCTTCTTTACAGCCTTATGCCGGTCAATTTGGTATTCGGAGGGAAGGATAAGCGTGTTTCCGCCGAGGCCCCGTTGGGTGCGGGCTACGTGCCAGGCGTGCCGCGTTTGGGGGTCCCTGCGTTGGCTATGACCGATGCCAGCTTGGGGGTGACCAATCCTCATAACATGAGGCCGGGTGATTCGGCGACTGCTTTGCCGGCGGGGCTCGCCTTGGGGGCGACCTTCAATCCAGAACTCGCACGAGAAGCAGGTGCACTGGTGGGGCGAGAGGCTCGCTCCAAGGGTTTTAACGTGTTGCTGGGCGGCGGCATGAATTTGGCTCGAGACCCGCGCAACGGACGAAACTTTGAGTACATTTCAGAGGACCCTCTGCTCAGTGCGCGGATTGCCGCAGGTACGGTCAACGGCACTCAGAGCGAAGGGGTTATTTCCATGCTGAAGCACCTCTCGCTCAACGGCAACGAAACCAACAGGCACTGGCTCAATGCTGTGATCGACGAGGCTGCGCATCGGGAATCCGACCTGCTGGCCTTCCAGATGGCGATCGAACAGGCCCAGCCTGGCTCGATCATGTGTGCCTATAACAAAGTCAACGGCGAATATTCCTGCGGTAGTGATTATCTGTTGAATGGCGTGTTGAAACGGGACTGGGGGTACAACGGTTGGGTGATGTCCGACTGGGGAGCTGTGCAGGACTGGTCCTATGCTCTCAAGGGCCTCGACCAGGAGTCCGGTGCCCAACTGGACAAGCTGGTTTGGGGTAAGGAATGGTTCAACGAACCGCTCCAGGCTGTCCATGCCGAAGGCAAACTGCCCGATGAGCGCCTCTCGAATATGGTGCGAAGAATTCTTCGTTCAATCTACGCAGTGGGGGCCGATAAGCCGGTCAAAGACAGTCCCATCGATTTGGATCAGCACAACCAGACCGCCCTTGAGGTGGCGAGGCAGGGGATCGTTCTGCTGAAGAATGATGATGGGGTATTGCCGCTGCAGACCGATAAACCGATGCGTATCGCGGTGATAGGTGGGTTGGCGGACACCGGTGTGCTGTCCGGCTCCGGTTCGAGCCAGGTGACTCCGCCGGGCGGCTTTGCCGCGGTCATTCCCGTGGGCGGGGAAGGCATCATGGCGGGCCAGCGCAAGCAGAGTTTCTTCCCTTCGGCCCCCAAGGCGAAGCTGCAGAAGCTCATGCCGAAGGCCATTATTACCTATGATCCTGGCGCTTTCCCGGTGGAGGCCGCCGCACTGGCCAAGCAGTCGGACGTGGTCGTCCTGTTCGCCACGCGTCATGAGGCGGAAGGGTTCGACAGTCCCGATCTGTCTCTGCCTTTTGGCCAGGACGCTTTGATTGATGCCGTTGCTAGCGCTAACCCCAATACCGTTGTTGTTCTACAGACCGGCAATCCGGTGGACATGCCTTGGCACACCAAGGTCAAGGCGATTGTCGAGGCTTGGTACCCGGGACAGGCTGGCGGTCAGGCGATTGCTGAGGTACTGGCCGGCCAGATCAATCCGTCCGGCCACTTGCCGATCACTTTCCCGGCCGATATTGCGCAGACTCCGCGGCCGGAGCTGCCAGGCTTTGGTACGCCGTTCGGCACGCCCCTGACAGTGAACTATTCCGAAGGGGCCGAAGTGGGCTATCGCTGGTTCGCCCAGAAGGATGAGAAACCTCTCTTCGCTTTTGGTCACGGTCTTAGCTACACCAGCTTCGCCTTTGAGGGTCTGGAAGTCAGTGGTGGAAAAACGATCACGGCAAACTTCACCGTCACCAATACTGGCAAGCGCAAGGGTGTCGATGTTCCACAGCTCTACCTGACCGATGCGGCTGGCGACAAGCGGGTACGCCTGCTGGGCTTCGAGCGCCTGGAGCTAGAGCCTGGTGAAGCTCGTCGAGTGAGCGTCAAAGCCGATCCGCGTCTGCTGGCGCGTTTCGATACAGCCGTAAACCAGTGGCACATCAAGGCGGGTGAGTACCGCGTGGCGCTGGGCGAGTCAGCAGAGTCGTTACGCTTGAGGGCGACAACTCGCTTGGTCGAGCAGCATTTCGCTGATTGA
- the eco gene encoding serine protease inhibitor ecotin codes for MNTFKLPLIACALPLAACASTPEALKPFPVAAEGYNRYVIELPAQTKEAEHKVELIAGKTMEVDCNQQRLGGQWQEKTVQGWGYTYYELGSIGPAVSTLMACPDNSRKPAFVQVGGEPMLVRYNSKLPLVIYTPIDMQVRYRIWSAAETTTPAPRQ; via the coding sequence ATGAACACGTTCAAACTGCCTCTTATCGCCTGCGCCCTGCCACTGGCCGCCTGTGCTTCCACGCCTGAAGCACTCAAGCCCTTCCCGGTGGCGGCCGAGGGTTACAATCGCTATGTGATCGAGTTGCCGGCCCAGACCAAGGAAGCGGAGCACAAGGTGGAACTCATCGCCGGAAAAACTATGGAAGTGGATTGCAACCAGCAGCGCCTGGGCGGCCAGTGGCAAGAGAAGACGGTGCAAGGCTGGGGCTATACCTACTACGAACTGGGCTCGATCGGCCCGGCGGTCAGCACCCTGATGGCCTGTCCCGACAACAGCCGCAAGCCGGCTTTCGTACAGGTGGGCGGCGAGCCCATGCTGGTGCGCTACAACAGCAAGCTACCGCTGGTGATCTACACACCCATCGATATGCAAGTGCGTTACCGCATCTGGTCGGCAGCTGAAACCACCACGCCCGCACCCCGCCAGTAA
- a CDS encoding DUF1329 domain-containing protein, protein MFRLKFLPAGLVISALLQSSLAHAQVDAAQAARLGQDLTPIGGEKAGNAEGTIPAWDGGLAKRADAYDPEVGYKDPFAEDKPLFTISAANAGEYADKLSPGQLAMLKRYPDTWKLSVYPTRRSASYPQHVYEAVKLNALNAKLIEDGNGVADAKNVVPFPIPQSGLEVLWNHLMRYRGVGIKRYFAGAQPQTNGDYTITKTTDIILFNQNVTDSSKRDSNILVYLQQSVLAPARKAGAVTLVHDTVNQVSTPRLAWSYTAGQRRVRRAPQIAYDNPSNDGQTTTDNNDMFSGAPDRYNWELLGKKEMYVPYNSYRLASKTNKYSDIIRPGHVNPDLLRYELHRVWHVRGVLKDGKRHVYKQRDLFLDEDTYQILVADHYDNRNEIWRVSEANTINYYDQPLVWVTGGAVYDLISGRYSIGGLANEEVPFDFNVSLSPTDFSPGKLRQGGIR, encoded by the coding sequence ATGTTCAGACTGAAATTTCTGCCTGCCGGCTTGGTGATTTCTGCTTTGCTGCAATCTTCGCTGGCGCACGCTCAAGTAGACGCCGCTCAGGCGGCTCGACTCGGCCAGGATCTTACCCCGATAGGGGGAGAGAAGGCCGGTAATGCCGAAGGTACCATCCCTGCGTGGGACGGTGGCCTGGCCAAGCGCGCCGACGCCTACGATCCGGAGGTTGGCTACAAGGACCCTTTTGCCGAGGACAAGCCGCTGTTCACGATCAGCGCAGCCAATGCAGGGGAGTACGCCGACAAACTCAGCCCCGGCCAACTGGCAATGCTGAAACGTTATCCGGATACCTGGAAACTGTCGGTGTACCCGACGCGCCGCTCGGCTTCCTATCCGCAACATGTGTACGAAGCGGTCAAGCTCAACGCCCTCAACGCCAAACTGATCGAGGACGGCAATGGTGTCGCCGATGCCAAGAATGTTGTGCCGTTCCCTATCCCGCAATCGGGGTTGGAGGTGCTCTGGAACCACCTGATGCGTTATCGCGGTGTGGGTATCAAACGCTACTTCGCCGGGGCACAACCACAAACCAACGGCGACTACACGATAACTAAAACTACGGACATCATCCTGTTCAACCAAAATGTCACCGACTCCAGTAAGCGTGACAGCAACATTCTAGTGTACTTGCAGCAGTCAGTTCTTGCACCAGCACGCAAGGCTGGCGCGGTGACTCTGGTACACGACACCGTCAACCAAGTGAGCACTCCGCGTCTGGCGTGGAGTTATACGGCCGGCCAGCGTCGAGTCCGCCGCGCGCCACAGATCGCCTACGACAACCCGTCGAATGATGGCCAGACTACGACTGACAACAATGACATGTTCAGCGGGGCCCCCGATCGCTACAACTGGGAGCTGCTTGGCAAGAAGGAAATGTACGTTCCGTACAACAGCTACCGCCTTGCGTCCAAGACGAACAAGTACAGCGACATCATCAGGCCCGGTCACGTCAATCCGGACCTCCTGCGCTACGAGTTGCACCGGGTCTGGCATGTGCGCGGGGTGCTCAAGGATGGCAAGCGGCACGTCTACAAGCAGCGCGATCTGTTTCTTGACGAGGACACGTACCAGATCCTAGTGGCCGATCATTACGACAACCGTAACGAGATCTGGCGAGTCAGTGAAGCCAACACCATCAATTACTACGACCAGCCCCTGGTATGGGTTACGGGCGGGGCGGTCTACGACCTGATTTCCGGACGCTACAGCATTGGCGGATTGGCTAATGAGGAGGTGCCGTTTGACTTCAACGTCTCCCTGTCTCCGACGGACTTCTCGCCAGGAAAACTGCGTCAAGGTGGTATTCGTTGA